The following are encoded in a window of Sminthopsis crassicaudata isolate SCR6 chromosome 3, ASM4859323v1, whole genome shotgun sequence genomic DNA:
- the LOC141560643 gene encoding kelch repeat and BTB domain-containing protein 7-like, which produces MAGPSVSSFFSGPEELEDTAHAPALLAQLKSFYDARLLCDVTIEVAAPGGGPGAGRLFACNRNVLAAACPYFKSMFTGGLFESQQPRVTMHDVDAESLALLLDYCYTGRVSVSETNVQRLYAAADMLQLEYVREACAAFLARRLDVANCASILKFADAFDHPQLRAKALAFVARNFSQLSGAPRPGGEESLAELSLAQLQEVLRLDSLDVDSERIVCTVAVQWLEASPLERGPSAPDVLRCVRWLHFGDRDRAYLEGLRAKPFIKRYCPGLIEAALRTRYGDVMVKTPQPALPAPSSTTGPVAESPARRIGMMAKEMVIFFGHPKDPFLCYDPYSGDIYTMPSPLTSLAHSKTITSSAVCVSPDNDIYLAAQPKKQLWVYNPAQNSWQQLADRLMCREGMDLAYLNGYIYILGGRDPVTGVKLKEVECYSIQRNQWVLVAPVPHSFYSFELIMVHDYLYAVNNKRMLCYDPSRNQWLNCASLKRSDFQEACVFNEEIYCICDIPVMKVYNPARGEWRRISNIPLDADTHNYQIVRHGQKLLLITSTTPQWKKNRVTVHEYEPSDDRWVNIGTMLGLLQYDSGFICLSARVYPSCLEPGQSFITEEDDVRSESSADWDLEGLSELDSESGSSSSFSEDEVWVQVAPRGNAFVQQGSF; this is translated from the coding sequence ATGGCCGGACCTTCggtctcctccttcttctccggACCCGAGGAGCTGGAGGACACGGCCCACGCCCCAGCTCTGCTGGCCCAGCTCAAGTCTTTCTATGATGCCCGGCTGCTGTGCGATGTAACCATCGAGGTGGCAGCACCCGGCGGGGGGCCTGGCGCAGGCCGGCTGTTCGCATGCAATCGCAACGTGCTGGCAGCCGCGTGCCCCTACTTCAAGAGCATGTTCACGGGTGGCCTGTTCGAGAGCCAGCAGCCGCGCGTGACCATGCACGACGTGGACGCCGAGTCGCTGGCGCTGCTGCTGGACTACTGCTACACGGGGCGCGTGTCGGTGAGCGAGACCAACGTGCAGCGGCTGTATGCCGCTGCTGACATGCTGCAGCTTGAATATGTGCGCGAGGCCTGCGCCGCCTTCCTGGCCCGCCGCCTAGACGTGGCCAACTGTGCCTCCATCCTCAAGTTCGCCGACGCTTTCGACCACCCGCAGCTGCGCGCCAAGGCCTTGGCCTTTGTGGCCCGTAATTTCTCCCAGCTCAGCGGGGCGCCTCGCCCCGGGGGGGAGGAATCCCTGGCCGAGCTGAGCTTGGCCCAGCTGCAGGAGGTCTTGCGCCTGGACAGCCTGGACGTGGACAGCGAGCGCATCGTGTGCACCGTGGCCGTGCAGTGGCTGGAGGCCTCCCCCCTGGAGCGTGGCCCCAGCGCCCCCGACGTGCTCCGCTGCGTGCGCTGGCTCCATTTTGGGGACCGTGACAGGGCCTACCTGGAAGGACTGCGGGCCAAACCCTTCATCAAGCGCTACTGCCCCGGGCTCATCGAGGCTGCCCTGCGCACTCGCTACGGGGACGTGATGGTCAAGACCCCACAGCCCGCCCTGCCGGCCCCGAGCAGCACCACCGGGCCCGTGGCAGAGAGCCCGGCCCGCAGGATAGGCATGATGGCCAAAGAGATGGTCATCTTTTTCGGACACCCCAAGGACCCCTTCTTGTGCTACGACCCGTACTCCGGGGACATCTACACCATGCCGTCGCCTCTGACCAGCCTCGCCCACAGTAAGACCATCACCTCCTCTGCTGTCTGTGTGTCCCCGGACAATGACATCTACCTGGCCGCCCAGCCCAAGAAGCAGCTCTGGGTCTACAATCCGGCCCAGAACAGTTGGCAACAACTGGCTGACCGCCTGATGTGCAGAGAGGGCATGGACTTGGCCTACCTCAATGGCTACATTTACATCCTGGGAGGCCGCGACCCTGTGACCGGAGTGAAACTGAAGGAGGTGGAATGCTACAGTATCCAGAGGAACCAGTGGGTTCTGGTGGCCCCGGTGCCCCACTCCTTCTATTCCTTTGAATTAATCATGGTTCACGACTATCTTTACGCAGTCAATAATAAACGGATGCTCTGCTATGACCCCAGTCGCAACCAGTGGCTGAACTGCGCCTCGCTCAAGCGCAGTGATTTCCAGGAGGCCTGCGTCTTCAACGAGGAGATCTACTGCATCTGTGACATCCCGGTCATGAAGGTGTACAATCCGGCCCGGGGAGAGTGGAGGCGTATCAGCAACATCCCCTTGGATGCGGACACCCACAACTACCAGATTGTCCGGCATGGACAGAAACTGCTGCTCATCACCTCCACCACCCCGCAGTGGAAGAAGAACAGGGTCACCGTGCATGAGTATGAACCCAGTGACGACCGCTGGGTCAACATAGGGACTATGCTGGGACTGTTGCAGTATGACTCGGGCTTCATCTGCCTCTCTGCCCGGGTCTACCCCTCCTGCCTTGAGCCTGGACAGAGTTTCATCACGGAGGAAGATGATGTTCGCAGTGAATCCAGCGCCGACTGGGACTTGGAAGGACTCAGTGAACTGGACTCGGAGTCAGGGAGTTCCAGTTCCTTCTCAGAAGATGAAGTCTGGGTACAGGTGGCACCCAGGGGGAATGCATTTGTGCAGCAGGGTTCATTTTAG